The Bacteroidota bacterium genome includes a region encoding these proteins:
- a CDS encoding SGNH/GDSL hydrolase family protein gives MNKVLKTLLFPLLAFTLFVNCRKADEPATMQPAAKKIKILALGDSYTKGEGVAQAVSFPYLLKDRLEATGELEVAKLQVIAQTGWTTTNLSNAIKNANIADTFDLVTLLIGVNNQYQRKPMALYQSEFPQLLQTAITFAGGDKNKVVVISIPDYGATPIGEGDAARIGKEIDEYNAVNKHFADSLQVAYFDITPISRLAKNDLSLVAYDELHPSGKMYALWVDLMFDRIRANF, from the coding sequence ATGAACAAGGTACTGAAAACTCTACTATTCCCCTTACTGGCTTTTACATTGTTTGTAAATTGCCGTAAGGCGGATGAGCCCGCAACAATGCAACCCGCAGCAAAAAAGATAAAAATATTGGCTCTGGGCGACTCTTACACCAAAGGCGAAGGCGTAGCTCAGGCGGTTTCGTTTCCGTATTTGTTGAAAGACCGCTTAGAAGCAACGGGAGAACTGGAAGTTGCTAAACTGCAAGTTATTGCCCAAACGGGATGGACGACCACCAACCTTAGTAACGCAATAAAAAACGCCAACATTGCCGACACTTTCGACTTGGTAACGCTGCTAATTGGGGTAAACAACCAATACCAACGTAAGCCGATGGCGTTGTACCAATCAGAATTTCCGCAACTGCTGCAAACGGCTATTACGTTTGCGGGCGGGGATAAAAACAAAGTGGTGGTGATCAGCATTCCTGATTACGGCGCGACCCCAATAGGCGAGGGTGATGCAGCACGAATAGGCAAAGAGATTGACGAGTACAATGCGGTGAATAAACATTTTGCCGACTCGTTACAGGTAGCCTATTTTGACATTACCCCCATCAGCCGTTTGGCAAAAAACGATTTATCACTGGTGGCGTACGATGAGTTGCACCCTTCGGGTAAAATGTATGCCTTGTGGGTTGATTTGATGTTTGACAGAATACGGGCAAATTTTTAA
- a CDS encoding N-acetyltransferase, with protein MEIKHREEGHKGSFYIEGDGLIQAEMTYSMAGDTTMIIDHTEVGDSLRGKGAGLQLVMAGVEYARKNGLKIIPLCPFAKSVFDKKTEIQDVLR; from the coding sequence ATGGAAATTAAACACAGAGAAGAAGGCCACAAAGGCAGTTTTTATATTGAGGGCGACGGCTTGATACAAGCAGAAATGACGTATAGTATGGCGGGCGACACCACTATGATTATCGACCACACCGAAGTAGGCGATTCGCTGCGTGGAAAAGGCGCAGGGCTGCAACTGGTAATGGCAGGAGTGGAGTATGCCCGCAAAAACGGGCTTAAGATTATTCCGTTATGCCCTTTTGCAAAAAGCGTTTTTGATAAGAAAACTGAAATACAAGATGTGTTGAGGTAA
- a CDS encoding lactate utilization protein → MAAKDTFTKTVANTAFDFAKIQLLENHLDKHAQATANGKEQFKNLPLARNRAEHIRWRAIENLDKYLLEFETNCTRNGIKLLWAPEAADALLEIEEIFKKHKITSAVKSKSSVCEEIGLSKHLEAKGFNITETDVADTVIKKTGDTSSHVILPALHKKHQEIIPHFRAQLPEDREQTIEDTVNVIANGTRKKYFEAQAGITGCNFLIADPGSIALTENEGNIIFSSGIPQVHIVLAGIDKIIPSMGDLDTLWPLLATYGTGQRITSYNTIINGPKGAKDTDGPQEVYVVLIDNGRSSLLAKKEQRPALTCIKCGACSNVCPVYKTIGGHAYGIINPGPIGAVTAQHLQPKEGFTHLSGASTLCGKCDQVCPVNIEIHNLLVENRRENAENQKHGLIENYVWKMIIGAMLNRKKMNRGETFKNLIIKSSYKKDWGERREFPELAKKSFNQLWREQHNEK, encoded by the coding sequence ATGGCCGCCAAAGACACTTTTACAAAAACCGTTGCTAACACCGCTTTTGATTTTGCCAAAATACAACTGCTGGAGAACCATTTGGACAAACACGCCCAAGCTACGGCCAATGGAAAAGAGCAATTTAAAAACCTGCCTTTGGCACGCAACCGCGCCGAACATATACGCTGGCGCGCGATAGAAAACCTTGATAAATACCTGCTGGAGTTTGAAACCAACTGCACGCGCAACGGGATAAAGCTGTTGTGGGCTCCCGAAGCGGCCGATGCTTTACTGGAAATAGAGGAGATATTTAAAAAACACAAAATCACTTCGGCGGTAAAATCAAAATCATCGGTTTGTGAAGAGATAGGGTTGAGTAAGCACCTTGAGGCAAAAGGGTTCAACATTACCGAAACCGATGTAGCCGATACCGTAATTAAGAAAACAGGCGATACCTCGTCGCATGTGATACTTCCTGCACTGCATAAAAAGCATCAGGAGATTATACCTCATTTTAGGGCGCAGTTGCCCGAAGACAGAGAGCAAACCATAGAAGATACGGTGAACGTGATAGCCAACGGTACACGCAAAAAATACTTTGAGGCTCAAGCGGGTATCACGGGCTGCAACTTTTTGATTGCCGACCCCGGCAGCATTGCCCTTACCGAAAACGAAGGCAATATCATTTTCTCGTCAGGCATACCGCAAGTACACATTGTGTTGGCGGGCATTGATAAAATAATCCCCTCGATGGGTGATTTGGATACTCTTTGGCCATTGCTTGCCACCTACGGAACGGGGCAGAGAATCACCTCGTATAATACCATTATCAACGGCCCCAAAGGGGCAAAAGATACCGACGGTCCGCAAGAAGTATACGTAGTTTTGATTGATAACGGACGCAGCAGCCTGTTGGCAAAAAAGGAGCAACGCCCGGCACTGACGTGCATAAAATGCGGAGCTTGTTCAAACGTATGCCCTGTTTACAAAACCATTGGTGGTCATGCTTATGGCATTATCAATCCCGGACCTATCGGAGCGGTAACCGCCCAGCACTTGCAGCCCAAAGAGGGCTTTACCCACTTAAGCGGGGCATCGACCCTGTGCGGCAAATGCGACCAAGTTTGTCCGGTTAATATTGAGATACACAACCTGTTAGTCGAAAACAGACGGGAGAACGCCGAAAACCAAAAACACGGCCTGATAGAAAACTATGTTTGGAAAATGATTATCGGGGCGATGCTTAACCGCAAAAAGATGAATCGGGGCGAAACGTTTAAAAACCTGATTATTAAATCATCGTACAAAAAAGATTGGGGCGAGCGTCGCGAGTTTCCTGAATTGGCCAAGAAATCATTTAACCAACTTTGGAGAGAACAACACAATGAGAAATAA
- a CDS encoding amidohydrolase family protein yields MRNKLLWVLWVLLCPVLAQAQSTFPVNGVNNPQISRYTFINATIYVSAELVIEGGTLEIEDGKIKAVKKKGEKYDTTAILIDVEGNYIYPSFIDVYSSYGMPATAEKKRERGGMPQYETNTKGAFGWNEALKPETQASLLFIHNPKDAEELRKAGFGTVVSFVPDGIARGTSALIALNNEKENKAVLNTTAGANFSFKKGSSGQIYPASLMGSVALIRQTFYDAQAYQRGYFAETNLSLEALNTQLKLPLFFEASNRWDIARIQRIGKEFGHNYIIKTNGDEYLLSDALKKSPANLVIPVNYPAPLEIKTYFDAAAASFNNLKHRHLAPWNAYLLQQKNITFAFTADGLKSKADFLKNIREAVTGGLDEKTALNALTIIPARYVKADDKLGTLEKGKLASFIIATGNIFNKETQLLENWVQGNRFVIGAEPPYFLGFNYNLFIDGRPETEIEFGFKKDKKFDIMPVPSNSTNKIDKIIYNQENQNISFCLKTDKDTFLLSGWKEGDNLYGTGTNRLGQTVKWEGREKESADTVNTSGPKKIKAFPEYTVGLPYAYAKKESNTFLVRNVTVWTNEKEGVLRNTDVLVKNGKVVSVGETDLKKHGIADASTITVINGTGKHLTAGIIDEHSHIGIMGGVNEGSQSVTAEVSIEDVLDPEDINIYRQLAGGVTTSQLLHGSANVIGGQSAVIKLKWGQMPDSMLFAGAPGRIKFALGENVKQANWGDRFTERFPQTRMGVEQVFDDAFIRAAEYEKAWADYKSGKVKKEPRKDLELEVLLEVIKGKRLVTCHSYNQQEINMLIKTAEKHGFNINIFTHVLEGYKIADKIKEHGAGASSFADWWGYKYEVIEATPYNPALLTKVGVVTCINSDDAEMGRRLNQEAAKAIKYGGMSEEEALKMVTLNPAKLMRIDNRVGSIKAGKDADLVLWSGHPLSVYSKPIKTFIEGVAYFDAEEHQKAEAQLLKEKQALIEEMNKAIAEGKTGEKPKTEEHKTYHCDDEEIYGEEDGQ; encoded by the coding sequence ATGAGAAATAAACTGTTGTGGGTACTTTGGGTACTGCTTTGCCCAGTATTGGCGCAAGCACAAAGCACCTTCCCCGTAAACGGGGTGAACAATCCGCAAATTAGCCGTTACACTTTTATCAATGCTACCATTTACGTTTCGGCAGAGTTGGTGATTGAGGGCGGAACGCTGGAGATAGAAGACGGCAAAATAAAAGCAGTAAAAAAGAAAGGGGAGAAGTACGACACCACCGCGATACTAATAGACGTGGAGGGAAACTACATTTATCCCTCGTTTATAGATGTGTATAGCAGCTACGGGATGCCTGCCACCGCTGAAAAAAAACGCGAGCGCGGCGGAATGCCTCAATACGAAACCAATACCAAAGGAGCTTTTGGCTGGAATGAAGCGTTGAAGCCCGAAACCCAAGCCTCGCTATTGTTTATACACAACCCCAAAGATGCCGAAGAACTGCGCAAGGCGGGCTTTGGTACAGTGGTGAGCTTTGTGCCCGATGGGATAGCAAGGGGTACATCGGCACTGATTGCGCTGAACAACGAGAAAGAAAACAAAGCGGTTTTAAACACAACCGCAGGAGCAAACTTCTCCTTCAAAAAGGGGAGTAGCGGGCAAATATACCCCGCCTCGTTAATGGGTTCGGTAGCCCTTATCCGTCAAACGTTTTACGATGCGCAAGCCTACCAACGCGGCTATTTTGCCGAAACCAATCTTTCGCTGGAGGCATTGAACACCCAATTAAAACTGCCTTTGTTTTTTGAAGCATCGAACCGCTGGGACATTGCCCGCATTCAAAGAATAGGGAAGGAGTTTGGCCACAATTACATTATAAAAACCAACGGCGATGAATACCTGTTGTCCGATGCGCTAAAAAAATCGCCGGCCAACTTGGTAATACCTGTTAACTATCCTGCTCCCTTAGAAATTAAAACCTATTTTGATGCGGCGGCAGCAAGTTTTAACAACTTAAAACACCGCCATTTAGCCCCTTGGAATGCGTACTTGCTGCAACAAAAAAACATCACGTTTGCGTTTACCGCCGACGGACTAAAAAGTAAAGCCGATTTTTTAAAGAACATTCGAGAGGCAGTAACCGGCGGATTGGATGAAAAGACCGCGCTGAATGCACTCACTATTATTCCTGCGCGGTATGTAAAAGCTGATGATAAACTGGGTACGCTTGAAAAAGGCAAGCTGGCCAGCTTTATTATTGCCACAGGCAATATTTTTAATAAGGAGACCCAATTGCTTGAGAACTGGGTGCAAGGCAACCGCTTTGTAATAGGAGCGGAGCCGCCCTACTTTTTAGGGTTTAATTACAACCTGTTTATTGACGGCCGACCTGAAACCGAAATAGAATTTGGGTTTAAGAAGGACAAGAAATTTGACATTATGCCCGTTCCTTCAAATTCAACTAATAAAATAGATAAAATTATTTATAATCAAGAAAATCAAAATATTAGCTTTTGCTTAAAAACGGATAAAGATACTTTTTTATTAAGCGGTTGGAAAGAAGGTGATAACCTGTATGGAACCGGAACCAACCGTTTGGGACAAACCGTAAAGTGGGAGGGACGCGAAAAAGAAAGTGCGGATACCGTCAATACAAGCGGTCCAAAGAAAATTAAAGCGTTTCCTGAGTACACTGTTGGTTTGCCTTACGCGTATGCGAAAAAAGAAAGCAACACCTTTTTGGTGCGTAATGTAACGGTGTGGACGAACGAAAAAGAGGGCGTGCTGCGCAATACCGATGTGCTAGTTAAAAACGGAAAAGTGGTTTCGGTAGGTGAAACCGATTTGAAGAAACACGGCATTGCCGATGCTTCAACCATTACAGTGATTAACGGCACCGGAAAACACCTTACCGCAGGCATTATCGATGAACACTCGCACATTGGCATTATGGGCGGAGTGAATGAGGGCAGCCAATCGGTTACCGCCGAGGTTAGCATAGAAGATGTATTAGACCCCGAGGACATAAATATTTACAGGCAATTGGCCGGCGGTGTAACTACCTCACAACTATTGCACGGTTCGGCCAACGTAATAGGCGGCCAAAGCGCGGTGATAAAACTTAAATGGGGACAGATGCCCGATAGTATGCTATTTGCCGGCGCACCCGGCCGCATAAAGTTTGCTTTGGGCGAAAACGTGAAGCAAGCGAATTGGGGCGACCGATTTACCGAGCGTTTTCCGCAAACACGGATGGGGGTAGAGCAGGTATTTGACGACGCGTTTATCCGTGCCGCCGAGTATGAAAAGGCGTGGGCGGATTATAAATCGGGTAAAGTTAAAAAAGAACCCCGCAAAGACCTTGAACTTGAAGTACTATTAGAGGTAATAAAAGGTAAACGGTTAGTAACCTGTCACTCCTACAATCAGCAAGAAATTAACATGCTGATAAAAACCGCCGAGAAACACGGGTTTAACATCAACATATTTACCCACGTGTTAGAAGGCTATAAAATTGCCGATAAAATAAAAGAACACGGGGCAGGAGCCAGCAGCTTTGCCGATTGGTGGGGCTACAAATACGAAGTGATTGAAGCCACACCATACAATCCTGCATTACTTACCAAAGTAGGGGTGGTTACTTGCATCAATTCAGACGATGCCGAAATGGGTCGCCGATTGAACCAAGAAGCAGCGAAAGCGATTAAATATGGGGGCATGAGCGAAGAAGAGGCCCTTAAAATGGTTACGCTTAATCCTGCCAAACTAATGCGGATAGATAACCGTGTGGGCAGTATCAAAGCAGGTAAAGATGCCGATTTGGTGCTGTGGAGCGGTCATCCTTTATCGGTATATTCAAAACCGATAAAAACATTTATTGAGGGGGTAGCTTATTTCGATGCCGAGGAGCACCAAAAGGCCGAAGCCCAACTGCTGAAAGAGAAGCAGGCGTTGATTGAAGAAATGAATAAGGCCATTGCCGAAGGCAAAACAGGAGAGAAGCCCAAAACGGAAGAACATAAAACCTACCACTGCGACGACGAAGAAATATACGGAGAGGAGGACGGACAATGA
- a CDS encoding T9SS type A sorting domain-containing protein, which yields MKTLIPTLLLVLSCFTASATHIINSSIQYDFKGLNQQGQEVYEISLVAYRDCNASQIVFDDTVLIAIYDDPSQNLLKTVKQALTKEEAVFAAMQPSAVLISPGCYRTGIYTFTFIAPLGHNGFQLVWQRCCRSTISNIVDETGSTALAYIPAEGVQNSSPRVLGFKENMVMGINVFTELDFSNYDADGDSLVYSLSTPLSGLTAANPIATSYPSTLTVFPVALYRNSYSFSFPLGTNTNFKLDRNSGKATFFGTNTGRFLVGLTVSEYRNGQLITQHNREHLLFLIEPQHPNGIYLDVIPFGKKGLECKWSDFTLDSALSYRLFKRKENTSLWDTIPVTGKSYIDTAIETDTVYEYFVKGITNETAWYSLIKKGKRGLGIFVNEQNTPSLKIYPNPTANALFIETNEPLSTVVITDLAGKTVLHEQHMPTQGIDVSGLAVGTYIVQVMSNSGIATAKFYKN from the coding sequence ATGAAAACCCTTATCCCTACCCTTTTATTAGTGCTTAGTTGTTTCACTGCATCAGCCACCCACATCATAAACAGCAGTATTCAATACGACTTTAAAGGGCTAAACCAACAAGGGCAGGAGGTGTATGAAATAAGCTTGGTTGCTTACCGTGATTGTAATGCTTCACAGATTGTTTTTGATGATACTGTTCTAATTGCAATATACGATGATCCCAGCCAAAACCTTTTAAAAACAGTTAAGCAAGCATTAACAAAAGAAGAAGCTGTATTTGCCGCTATGCAGCCATCAGCGGTTTTAATTTCACCGGGATGTTACCGCACAGGTATTTACACGTTTACTTTTATTGCTCCTTTGGGGCACAATGGGTTTCAGTTAGTATGGCAGCGTTGTTGCCGAAGCACAATTTCTAACATTGTTGACGAAACGGGAAGTACCGCATTGGCTTATATACCTGCTGAAGGCGTCCAAAACAGTTCCCCGCGGGTATTGGGATTTAAAGAAAACATGGTGATGGGTATAAACGTATTTACAGAGCTTGATTTTTCTAACTACGATGCTGATGGAGATAGCCTTGTTTATTCTCTATCAACACCTCTGAGCGGTTTAACAGCAGCGAACCCGATTGCCACCAGCTACCCGTCGACGCTAACAGTTTTTCCAGTCGCTTTATATAGAAACAGCTATAGTTTCAGCTTTCCGCTGGGCACTAATACAAATTTTAAACTGGATAGAAACTCAGGCAAAGCAACTTTTTTTGGCACAAATACAGGCAGGTTTTTGGTAGGATTAACCGTGAGTGAGTACAGAAATGGCCAGCTGATTACCCAACACAATAGGGAACATCTTTTATTTTTAATAGAACCTCAACACCCCAACGGAATTTACTTAGATGTAATTCCATTTGGCAAGAAAGGGCTTGAATGTAAATGGAGTGATTTTACGTTAGACTCTGCTTTGAGCTACCGGCTTTTTAAGCGCAAGGAAAACACAAGCCTTTGGGATACAATACCCGTAACGGGTAAAAGCTATATTGATACAGCGATTGAAACAGATACCGTTTACGAATACTTTGTAAAAGGCATAACAAATGAAACCGCATGGTATTCACTAATTAAAAAAGGGAAAAGAGGATTGGGCATTTTTGTTAATGAGCAAAATACACCTTCACTGAAAATTTACCCCAACCCTACGGCCAACGCGTTGTTTATTGAGACCAACGAACCTCTTAGTACAGTTGTAATTACTGATTTGGCAGGAAAAACTGTTCTGCATGAGCAGCATATGCCAACTCAAGGCATTGATGTTTCGGGGTTAGCAGTGGGCACTTACATTGTGCAGGTAATGAGCAATAGCGGCATTGCCACCGCTAAGTTTTATAAAAACTGA
- a CDS encoding rRNA pseudouridine synthase: protein MSNDDLNRREGGFSSDSGDNGPRKRFRKRIIIKKDSDGTEEKRNDDDKSRFEKVEYNRPYKKPYDRPQGDRPQGDRPNYGDRQNYGDRPPRTDRPYNPNYRRNNEGGGNSYGGGGGYNRDRGGDNRSGGGGGFKRPFNNNNNNKFGKKPFGTKPGGNFVKKKRVPKEKNKHSYTTHQFQYDENTEVRLNKFLSNSGICSRREADKLIQQGIITINNEVVTELGCRVRPGDIVRYNGQVIGREDYVYLLLNKPKDYITTMNDPEGRKTVMDIMGQATKERIFPVGRLDRNTTGVLLFTNDGDLAQVLTHPKYNVKKVYIAVLDKNLTDADMDALLRGIELEDGPIAVDNIAYIQGDKTRVGVEIHSGRNRIIHRMFEHLGYTVDQLDRVYYAGLTKKDLPRGRYRFMSEEEVRDLKRQASKLREALDNAG from the coding sequence ATGAGTAACGATGACTTGAACCGCCGGGAAGGTGGATTCAGCTCTGACTCGGGCGACAATGGCCCGCGCAAGCGCTTCCGCAAAAGAATTATTATTAAAAAAGATTCTGACGGCACTGAAGAAAAAAGAAACGACGATGATAAATCGCGTTTTGAAAAAGTAGAGTACAACCGTCCCTACAAGAAACCTTACGACCGCCCACAAGGTGATCGACCACAAGGAGACCGCCCTAATTATGGTGATCGCCAAAACTACGGCGACCGCCCTCCAAGAACCGACCGACCCTACAACCCTAACTACCGACGCAATAACGAAGGCGGCGGAAACAGTTACGGCGGTGGTGGCGGTTACAATCGCGACCGAGGCGGCGACAACCGTTCAGGCGGTGGTGGCGGTTTTAAAAGGCCGTTTAACAATAACAACAATAATAAGTTTGGCAAAAAACCTTTTGGTACTAAGCCCGGCGGAAATTTTGTTAAGAAAAAGCGAGTTCCGAAAGAAAAGAACAAGCACAGCTACACAACTCACCAGTTTCAGTACGACGAGAACACAGAAGTACGTTTGAACAAATTCCTTTCAAACTCAGGTATTTGCTCACGTCGCGAGGCTGACAAACTAATCCAGCAAGGTATTATCACCATCAACAACGAGGTAGTAACAGAATTGGGATGCCGCGTTCGCCCAGGTGATATCGTACGCTACAACGGACAAGTAATTGGCCGCGAAGATTATGTGTACTTGTTGCTGAACAAGCCAAAAGATTATATTACTACAATGAATGACCCTGAAGGGCGCAAAACCGTAATGGATATTATGGGTCAAGCCACTAAGGAGCGCATTTTCCCCGTAGGTCGTTTGGACAGGAATACCACTGGTGTTTTATTGTTTACTAACGACGGAGATTTGGCACAGGTGCTTACTCACCCTAAATACAACGTTAAAAAGGTTTACATAGCTGTTTTGGACAAAAACTTGACCGATGCGGATATGGATGCTCTATTGCGTGGTATTGAGCTTGAGGACGGCCCTATTGCGGTAGATAACATTGCCTACATACAAGGCGATAAAACCCGTGTGGGTGTAGAAATACATAGCGGACGTAACCGCATAATTCACCGTATGTTTGAGCACTTGGGCTACACTGTAGACCAGCTTGACCGTGTGTATTATGCAGGTTTGACGAAGAAAGATCTTCCACGTGGACGCTACCGTTTTATGAGCGAAGAAGAAGTGCGTGATTTGAAACGCCAAGCTTCAAAACTAAGGGAAGCCTTAGATAATGCCGGCTAA
- a CDS encoding amidohydrolase family protein, with translation MKKLLITAAALLGLCSLNAQVDSTERWFTGADIYTATGAVYNNGALGIRNGKIIYVGAKEGAPIQGQTVDVSGKRIYPGLIALNTILGLSEIEAVRATNDFNETGSNNANVRSAIAFNTDSKVIPTVVSNGILTAQVCPRGGIISGQSSVMMLQNRNWEEATYAADNGIHINWPNFNGEEKNDKAAAEQVAKIVGWLQQAKSYSQQKTTEINLKNEALKAALAGTKKVFVHTDNARAMVNAIQTLREFSITPIIVGGAESGQITHILKLNNVAVIISRTHRLPDSYDESYEEPYALPALLWRDSIPFAISDINFWEQRNLPFQAGQAVAFGLPYEEAIKSITLYPAQLLGIEKTTGSLQTGKDATFIVTAGDVLDMRSSKVEQAFLQGRSLDLNDPQRQLYEKYHELILGEKP, from the coding sequence ATGAAAAAACTACTGATTACAGCTGCCGCCCTGCTGGGCTTGTGTTCTTTGAACGCTCAGGTTGACAGCACCGAACGCTGGTTTACCGGAGCTGATATTTACACGGCTACGGGTGCCGTATACAACAACGGAGCGTTGGGCATACGCAACGGGAAGATAATTTATGTAGGTGCTAAAGAGGGTGCGCCGATACAAGGTCAAACCGTTGATGTGAGCGGAAAACGCATTTACCCCGGTTTGATAGCATTAAACACCATTTTAGGACTTAGTGAAATTGAGGCAGTACGCGCCACCAATGATTTTAACGAAACGGGCAGCAACAATGCCAACGTGCGCTCGGCAATAGCGTTTAATACGGATAGTAAGGTAATCCCTACGGTGGTTTCAAACGGTATTCTTACCGCACAGGTGTGCCCGCGCGGCGGAATAATTTCGGGTCAATCATCGGTAATGATGTTGCAAAACCGAAATTGGGAAGAAGCCACTTATGCCGCCGATAACGGCATACATATTAACTGGCCTAACTTCAACGGGGAAGAGAAAAACGACAAGGCAGCCGCTGAACAAGTGGCAAAAATTGTGGGTTGGTTGCAGCAGGCAAAAAGTTACTCGCAACAAAAAACTACTGAAATCAACCTTAAAAACGAGGCTCTGAAAGCGGCATTGGCAGGCACCAAAAAAGTGTTTGTACATACGGACAATGCCCGCGCGATGGTAAACGCCATCCAAACCCTGCGCGAGTTTTCTATCACCCCCATTATTGTGGGGGGAGCTGAGAGCGGACAGATTACCCATATTTTAAAACTAAACAATGTGGCGGTAATTATCAGCCGTACCCATCGCTTGCCCGATAGTTACGACGAAAGTTATGAGGAGCCCTATGCGCTGCCCGCTCTTTTGTGGCGCGATAGCATTCCGTTTGCCATTAGCGATATTAACTTTTGGGAGCAACGCAACTTGCCTTTTCAAGCAGGACAAGCGGTTGCTTTCGGGTTGCCTTACGAAGAGGCTATAAAGTCTATAACTCTTTACCCCGCTCAGTTATTGGGTATTGAAAAAACTACGGGCAGCTTGCAAACAGGCAAAGACGCTACGTTTATTGTTACTGCGGGTGATGTGCTGGATATGCGCAGCAGCAAGGTGGAGCAAGCCTTTTTACAAGGCCGCTCACTTGATTTAAATGACCCCCAACGTCAGCTGTACGAAAAGTACCACGAGCTGATTTTGGGCGAGAAGCCGTAA
- a CDS encoding T9SS type A sorting domain-containing protein yields the protein MGKLFTIFLLLISGFAVANTPLTVELRYQYLQPTGTDSMLLRVELINYYSSYIALPNSSLRPTISVYETKKSGKIVLRDTLRIESVTEELPNFSPGTSTAYSLYKVVFSDTLAVPNTATGYTLYYRENPLYGRQASLSSATCAVPPNTAQHTMHEHNLAGYHAMAMGETFVINAQSTDKDGDSLTYEFAPVLYNNLSSYERIPDVFDSSKLFWPMGDIATAAAKLGGDITLNASGQITCKSTNPVGVLFGFSVTEWRNGAAIASYYKQILLYSVLPKNPDNAYIDLWGNTDKNGTVLSWQHSLNGSEVFTVDRRIDTGIWVTLGTVSSQNYWKDNQLFADTILRLYRIRAIGNKNSKAVKVLSNQWTVGGKKTALQVASPFETKEIRVFPNPTTNTVFIETDEPLSNVVIADLTGKTLLTVQYAAAQGVDVSGLGAGIYVLTIVSEKLVNTLRFVKQ from the coding sequence ATGGGCAAGTTGTTTACTATCTTTTTATTGCTGATTTCGGGGTTTGCGGTGGCAAATACTCCGCTCACCGTTGAACTGCGGTATCAGTATTTGCAACCCACAGGAACGGATAGTATGTTGCTGCGGGTTGAGCTTATCAATTATTATTCGTCATACATTGCCCTGCCGAACTCATCGCTAAGGCCGACAATAAGTGTTTATGAAACCAAAAAAAGCGGGAAAATAGTATTGAGAGATACACTTAGGATTGAGTCTGTAACCGAGGAACTGCCCAATTTCTCACCCGGCACTTCAACAGCGTATAGCTTATACAAGGTAGTTTTTTCAGATACGTTAGCCGTTCCAAACACAGCAACGGGTTACACGCTGTACTACAGGGAAAACCCGCTTTACGGACGACAAGCTTCGCTTTCAAGTGCTACTTGTGCCGTTCCGCCTAACACCGCCCAACACACGATGCATGAACATAATTTGGCCGGATACCACGCAATGGCAATGGGCGAAACGTTTGTTATAAACGCACAATCAACGGATAAAGACGGCGACAGTCTTACCTACGAGTTTGCCCCTGTACTTTATAACAACTTAAGCTCTTATGAAAGAATACCGGACGTGTTTGATTCGTCAAAACTTTTTTGGCCCATGGGAGATATTGCTACAGCAGCAGCAAAGCTTGGCGGCGATATTACGCTAAATGCATCGGGGCAAATTACCTGCAAATCAACCAACCCCGTAGGCGTATTGTTTGGTTTTTCAGTAACCGAGTGGAGAAATGGGGCAGCCATTGCCAGCTACTACAAACAAATACTGCTGTATTCTGTATTGCCTAAAAATCCTGACAATGCCTATATTGATTTGTGGGGAAACACCGATAAAAACGGTACTGTTTTATCTTGGCAGCACTCACTAAACGGGAGCGAGGTTTTTACCGTTGACCGCCGAATAGATACGGGAATTTGGGTAACATTGGGGACGGTCTCTTCCCAAAACTACTGGAAGGATAATCAGCTTTTTGCAGATACAATACTTCGGTTGTATCGGATAAGAGCGATAGGGAATAAAAACAGTAAGGCGGTAAAGGTGCTTTCAAACCAATGGACTGTCGGAGGTAAAAAGACTGCATTACAAGTAGCCAGCCCTTTTGAAACCAAAGAAATAAGAGTTTTCCCTAACCCAACCACCAATACGGTTTTTATTGAAACAGACGAACCGCTTAGTAACGTTGTAATTGCTGATTTGACCGGTAAAACACTTCTTACAGTGCAATACGCTGCGGCACAAGGCGTTGATGTTTCGGGCTTGGGCGCAGGTATTTATGTGCTTACTATTGTGAGCGAGAAATTAGTTAATACGCTACGCTTTGTGAAACAATAG